Proteins encoded together in one Psilocybe cubensis strain MGC-MH-2018 chromosome 8, whole genome shotgun sequence window:
- a CDS encoding Mitotic spindle checkpoint component mad3, which translates to MSATGEDYSEANIVDCDVLEAAKENVQRLATGRRVTALSAILSTPHAQREAKLSATRNRLRINVELALDDEEEGDPLEAYCRLVYWTVENYPQGQSAESGLVELLEEATRTLKDDRGGKWRGDLKYLKLWLLYASYVDRPTLIYKFLIANDIGTEFALLYEEHAAVLERDGRRKEADEAYALGIARRATPLEHLQSRYQDFQKRMMTNQYLPAAQPVASTSQKPRKALATTASSVPASSSRQPLPRTTPAATPGIPPSSSNSRIQIFVDPTGSEAQAAEHATNEWNDLGTRKSRISENVPEVKKLAGSTLKQAGRSKRIAASSGAGGAASGSGSKIVPFRDPEPGDMPPPPVPKKKDQPGPAKAPAARGFVPFVDEEDGSAAVAQAPAPAAAPAPSPSFTPFRDESAAAGPAAIVPIADSIMKIKKNDLKAPAPTTEAEALRKDPLKNYDLESLGKLNLDSD; encoded by the exons ATGTCAGCTACTGGAGAAGACTATTCGGAAGCGAACATCGTCGACTGTGATGTGCTTGAAGCGGCGAAAGAAAATGTCCAGCGCCTTGCCACCGGGCGGCGCGTAACAGCACTATCCGCGATCCTATCTACACCTCATGCTCAACGAGAAGCCAAACTCTCTGCCACCAGAAACCGACTTCGCATCAATGTGGAACTTGCAttggacgatgaagaggaaggcgATCCTCTGGAAGCATATTGTCGCTTGGTGTACTGGACTGTCGAGAACTACCCTCAAGGTCAATCTGCAGAGTCGGGTCTGGTTGAGCTCCTTGAGGAGGCTACTAGAACCTTAAAGGACGATAGAGGGGGAAAGTGGAGAGGAGATCTCAAATATCTCAAATTGTGGCTTTTATATGCGAGCTATGTGGACAGACCGACGCTCATCTACAAATTTCTGATCGCGAATGATATCGGAACGGAGTTTGCCTTGTTATATGAAGAGCACGCAGCTGTGCTTGAAAGGGACGGCCG ACGCAAAGAGGCAGATGAAGCTTATGCACTCGGGATTGCGAGGAGGGCGACGCCCCTGGAACATCTTCAAAGCAGATATCAGGACTTCCAGAAACGCATGATGACCAACCAGTATCTGCCAGCTGCTCAACCAGTCGCCTCGACGTCCCAAAAGCCGAGAAAAGCTCTGGCAACAACCGCATCATCTGTCCCCGCGTCGTCTTCACGGCAGCCTCTGCCCCGGACGACCCCAGCAGCCACACCTGGCATACCACCTTCCTCATCAAACAGCCGTATCCAGATATTCGTTGACCCCACAGGATCGGAGGCACAAGCAGCAGAGCACGCTACCAACGAATGGAATGATCTAGGCACACGCAAGTCGAGAATCAGCGAGAACGTCCCTGAGGTCAAGAAATTGGCCGGGTCAACGCTCAAGCAGGCAGGCCGTTCAAAGAGGATAGCAGCCAGTTCAGGCGCTGGGGGTGCTGCTTCAGGCTCAGGATCGAAAATCGTGCCTTTCCGGGACCCGGAGCCAGGAGATATGCCACCTCCCCCTGTGCCAAAGAAGAAGGATCAACCAGGGCCGGCGAAAGCACCTGCTGCGAGGGGCTTCGTGCCTTTTgttgacgaggaagatggcTCCGCGGCGGTGGCTCAGGCTCCTGCGCCAGCTGCTGCTCCTGCGCCTAGCCCCAGCTTCACGCCGTTCCGTGATGAG TCCGCAGCTGCGGGTCCTGCAGCTATTGTGCCTATCGCTGATTCAATCATGAAAATAAAGAAGAATGACCTCAAGGCACCTGCTCCGACTACAGAGGCAGAGGCTCTCCGCAAGGATCCCCTGAAAAATTATGATCTAGAAAGCCTTGGAAAGCTGAACTTGGACAGCGACTGA